A genomic window from Gossypium hirsutum isolate 1008001.06 chromosome D10, Gossypium_hirsutum_v2.1, whole genome shotgun sequence includes:
- the LOC107915805 gene encoding uncharacterized protein: MEMGSTLNMDFQEESGTLGSLPVTTSRNMSSSSSAFFSANQSPFFSPRSSTCQFSESTRSDAQCDSANLSADPPSSCSGIQGTECLGNARFDLPDMKLEPTACISSDFRKSDHVVSNGTLSSYGHVGDNGYYDLIAKHRKQMRSHDMSFSPVPISLSSNRNRSYDIYIGLHGRKPSLQRFANWLRAELELQGMSCFVSDRARFRSSRKLGLMEKAMDVSSFGVVILTRKSFKNPYTIEELRFFSSKKNLVPIYFDLSPGDCLVRDIVEKRGELWEKHGGELWFLYGGLEKEWKEAVNGLFRVDEWKLEAQDGNWRDCISRAVSLLAMRLGRRSVVEQMMRWREKVEKEEFPFPRNENFVGRKKELSELEFILFGDISGETERDYFELKARSKRKNLMIGWSKSSSVEERLGKRQWGSGSRKGKEPVIWKESEKEIEMQSTERQQNQRPKGGGWTSRRKKSAKIVYGKGIACVTGDSGIGKTELLLEFAYRYHQRYKMVLWIGGESRYIRQNYLNLRSLLEVDVRVENCIDKSKMKSFDEQEEAAISRIRKELMRNIPFLVVIDNLESEKDWWDQKLIMDLLPRFGGETHIVISTRLPRVMNLEPLKLSYLSAVEAMSLMQVNAKEYPIAEIDVLRTIEEKVGRLTLGLAIVGAILSELPINPSRLLDTINRMPLRDISLSGREAHSLRKNTFLLQLFEVCFSIFDHAVGPRSLATRMVLVSGWFAPAAIPVSLLALAARKIPEKHKRTCFWRKVLRSLTCGFSSSYSKRSETEASSMLLRFNIARSSTKEGYVHFNELIKVYARKKGVTGVAHAMVQAIVSRGSLSLHSEHIWAACFLLFGFGNDPIVVELRVSELLYLVKEVILPLAIRTFITFSRCRPALELLQLCTNALEVADQAFVTPVEKWFDKSLCWRPIKTNAQLNPCLWQDLALSRATVLETRAKLLLRGGQFDIGDDLIRKAIFIRTSICGEDHPDTVSAHETLSKLTRLLANVQTHT; the protein is encoded by the coding sequence ATGGAGATGGGAAGTACCTTGAATATGGATTTCCAAGAAGAGAGCGGCACGTTGGGGTCGCTACCAGTGACAACCTCTAGAAATATGTCATCATCATCGTCGGCATTCTTTTCTGCGAACCAATCACCGTTCTTCTCTCCGAGATCATCAACCTGTCAGTTTTCAGAATCAACAAGGTCTGATGCTCAATGTGATAGTGCTAATTTAAGTGCTGATCCTCCAAGTTCCTGTTCCGGAATTCAGGGAACTGAATGCCTCGGAAATGCTCGGTTTGATTTGCCAGATATGAAATTGGAACCTACTGCCTGTATTTCAAGTGACTTCCGGAAGTCCGACCATGTTGTCTCCAATGGCACCTTATCTAGTTATGGTCATGTAGGTGACAACGGTTACTATGACCTTATAGCAAAGCACAGAAAGCAAATGAGAAGCCACGACATGTCATTTTCCCCGGTTCCGATATCATTATCTTCTAACAGAAATAGAAGCTATGACATTTACATAGGTTTGCATGGTCGAAAACCTTCCTTACAACGATTTGCAAATTGGCTCCGTGCTGAGCTGGAACTTCAAGGGATGAGTTGTTTTGTATCTGATAGAGCTCGGTTTAGGAGTTCTCGTAAGCTTGGACTTATGGAGAAGGCAATGGATGTTTCTTCCTTCGGGGTTGTAATTCTAACGAGGAAGTCTTTCAAGAATCCATATACTATTGAGGAGCTTAGGTTTTTTTCAAGCAAGAAAAATTTGGTGCCAATCTATTTTGATTTGAGTCCCGGTGATTGTCTCGTCCGGGATATAGTTGAGAAGAGGGGAGAGCTGTGGGAAAAACACGGGGGTGAATTATGGTTTTTGTATGGAGGGTTGGAGAAGGAATGGAAGGAAGCTGTTAATGGCCTCTTTCGAGTCGATGAATGGAAATTGGAAGCTCAAGACGGTAATTGGAGAGACTGCATATCAAGAGCTGTTTCACTTTTGGCAATGCGGTTAGGAAGACGAAGTGTTGTAGAGCAAATGATGAGGTGGAGAGAAAAGGTAGAAAAAGAGGAGTTTCCATTTCCTCGAAATGAGAACTTTGTTGGCAGGAAGAAAGAATTGTCTGAGCTAGAGTTTATACTTTTTGGTGACATTAGTGGAGAAACGGAAAGAGATTATTTTGAGCTCAAAGCTCGATCTAAGAGAAAGAATTTGATGATTGGCTGGAGCAAGAGCAGTTCAGTAGAGGAAAGACTTGGGAAACGACAGTGGGGGAGTGGCAGTAGGAAGGGTAAAGAACCAGTCATTTGGAAAGAGTCGGAAAAGGAGATTGAGATGCAAAGCACTGAAAGGCAACAGAATCAAAGACCTAAAGGTGGTGGATGGACTTCACGGAGAAAGAAATCAGCAAAAATTGTATACGGAAAGGGCATTGCCTGCGTAACTGGGGACTCCGGAATAGGGAAGACAGAGCTTCTTCTGGAATTTGCCTACAGATATCACCAGAGGTATAAGATGGTTCTATGGATAGGAGGGGAAAGCCGGTATATTAGGCAGAATTATCTAAATCTCCGATCTCTTTTAGAGGTTGATGTTAGGGTCGAAAATTGCATAGACAAAAGCAAGATGAAAAGCTTTGATGAGCAGGAAGAGGCTGCCATTTCTAGAATCCGGAAAGAGCTAATGAGAAACATACCTTTTCTGGTAGTGATTGATAATTTAGAGAGTGAAAAGGATTGGTGGGATCAAAAGCTCATAATGGATCTTCTTCCTCGTTTTGGAGGAGAGACCCACATTGTGATATCCACTCGGCTTCCACGTGTGATGAATCTGGAACCTTTAAAACTCTCATACTTGTCTGCAGTAGAGGCTATGTCGTTAATGCAGGTAAATGCAAAAGAGTACCCTATTGCAGAGATTGATGTGCTGAGGACTATTGAGGAGAAAGTTGGAAGGCTGACTTTGGGCCTTGCAATTGTAGGCGCCATTCTATCTGAGCTACCGATAAATCCGAGCCGGCTACTGGATACTATCAATCGTATGCCCTTGAGAGACATTTCATTGAGTGGTAGGGAGGCTCACTCGTTGAGGAAAAACACTTTCCTTCTCCAACTCTTTGAGGTATGTTTTTCCATATTTGATCATGCCGTTGGACCAAGGAGCTTAGCGACCAGAATGGTCCTGGTGAGTGGTTGGTTTGCTCCTGCTGCCATTCCAGTTTCCCTGTTAGCCCTAGCTGCTCGCAAGATACCCGAGAAACATAAAAGAACCTGTTTTTGGAGAAAAGTATTGCGTTCCCTGACATGTGGTTTTTCTTCATCATACTCCAAGAGATCCGAAACAGAAGCATCTTCCATGTTGCTGAGATTCAACATTGCACGAAGTAGTACCAAGGAAGGTTATGTCCATTTCAATGAGCTCATCAAGGTTTATGCTCGGAAGAAAGGAGTTACTGGTGTTGCACATGCCATGGTTCAAGCTATTGTTAGTCGTGGATCTCTATCCCTCCACTCGGAACATATATGGGCAGCATGTTTCTTGCTATTTGGATTTGGTAATGATCCGATAGTTGTTGAACTCAGGGTCTCGGAACTGTTATACCTTGTCAAAGAAGTGATTTTGCCTCTTGCAATTCGGACATTCATCACATTCTCTAGATGCAGACCTGCTCTTGAACTGCTCCAGCTATGCACCAATGCGTTGGAGGTAGCAGACCAGGCATTTGTTACCCCAGTCGAGAAGTGGTTCGACAAATCACTTTGTTGGAGGCCTATCAAAACTAATGCTCAATTGAATCCTTGTCTTTGGCAGGACTTGGCATTATCAAGAGCCACTGTGCTCGAAACTAGGGCCAAGTTACTGCTAAGGGGGGGGCAATTTGACATAGGAGATGACCTAATTAGGAAAGCTATTTTTATTAGAACTTCAATCTGTGGTGAGGATCATCCAGATACTGTATCTGCTCATGAAACTCTAAGTAAACTCACCCGGCTTCTAGCAAATGTTCAAACTCATACTTAA
- the LOC107915804 gene encoding kinesin-like protein KIN-UC isoform X1, with protein sequence MATTSSGLRPAQRAERQRVSQQGLIHGGNSLTRSLNNGQNSLRSNDTKPLHFPPAPTSRRLVTPNSRSHSRDFDDDNDPGRVRVAVRLRPRNAEDLLSDADFADCVELQPELKRLKLRKNNWSSESYKFDEVFTGTASQKRVYEVVAKPVVESVLSGYNGTVMAYGQTGTGKTFTLGRLGKDDASERGIMVRALEDIVANVYLASDTVEISYLQLYMESIQDLLAPEKTNITINEDPKTGEVSLPGAVTVKVQDLDHFVELLQIGEGNRHAANTKLNTESSRSHAILMVYIRRSVPEKVEDGINSQDRKTKSKLPLVRKSKLLIVDLAGSERLDKSGSEGLLLEEAKFINLSLTSLGKCINALAENSPHIPTRDSKLTRLLRDSFGGSARTSLIITIGPSSRHHAETTSTIMFGQRAMKIVNVVKLKEEFDYESLCRKLETQVDHLTAEIDRQQKLRESEKYDLEKRLRDCHDSFNETRKNLVTRSELLEQKNTRLELVIEEALAELNCQKDQNSLLEDKIADLEMSLKQNKQNQLENSTYQKVLADTTQMYEKKIAELMKQLEVERAKSESAEEQLDAMKKLSDERKKLIQHHEMENSKYQMALADTTQMYEMKIMELTKQLEDGHTRFEGAQEQLDLANMLLADYQNSTQGQDGTSELRLKLEEMYRLHESTVNELQSLKAEFKDQIQEKEAISEKLYAVQEKLSAEEKRRKAIEHELVNLKKGAPEGDKHFEDKKSYMKENIRGTSVLGTSASLNKSGTLRVTQSAQRATIAKICEEVGLQKIIQLLTSEDSDVQIHAVKVIANLAAEDVNQESIVEEGGLDALLTMLRSSQNATILRVASGAIANLAMNEMNQGLIMSRGGAKLLAKTASGTDDPQTLRMVAGALANLCGNEKLHTMLKEDGGIKAMLGMVRSGNSDVVAQVARGLANFAKCESRAMVQGHRKGRSLLMEDHALEWLIDNCNTTQASNRRHIELALSHLAQNEDNARDFISSGALQELQRISNESSREDIRNLAKKMLKSNPVFQGEMRLGQQ encoded by the exons ATGGCTACAACAAGTTCTGGTTTGAGACCAGCGCAAAGGGCTGAAAGGCAAAGAGTTTCTCAACAAGGTCTTATCCATGGTGGGAATTCATTAACGAGAAGTTTAAATAATGGCCAAAACTCTCTTCGCTCAAATGATACCAAACCTCTTCATTTTCCTCCTGCTCCTACTTCTAGACGTTTAGTTACTCCAAATTCTCGTTCTCACTCCAGGGACTTTGATGATGATAATG ATCCTGGGAGGGTGAGAGTTGCTGTAAGACTTCGACCAAGAAATGCTGAGGATCTTCTTTCAGATGCTGATTTTGCTGATTGTGTTGAATTGCAACCCGAG CTGAAGCGTTTAAAGTTGCGAAAAAACAACTGGAGTTCTGAATCTTACAAATTTGATGAAGTCTTCACGGGAACTGCTTCTCAGAAGCGAGTTTATGAAGTTGTTGCAAAACCTGTGGTCGAG AGTGTATTGAGTGGTTATAATGGGACAGTTATGGCCTATGGTCAAACAGGTACTGGCAAAACTTTTACACTTGGCAGACTTGGAAAAGATGATGCATCTGAACGTGGTATTATGGTTAGAGCTCTAGAGGACATAGTGGCCAACGTATATCTTGCTTCCGATACTGTggaaatctcgtatttgcag TTGTATATGGAATCTATACAAGATCTGCTTGCACCTGAAAAGACAAATATCACTATTAATGAGGACCCCAAGACTGGGGAAGTATCATTGCCTGGTGCTGTCACAGTTAAAGTCCAAGATCTTGATCATTTTGTAGAGCTATTGCAAATTGGTGAGGGAAATCGCCATGCAGCTAATACAAAGCTAAATACAGAATCTTCACGTAGCCATGCAATTCTAATG GTTTATATCCGGAGGTCTGTCCCTGAAAAAGTGGAAGATGGTATTAACTCTCAAGATAGGAAAACAAAAAGCAAGTTGCCTCTGGTTAGGAAAAGCAAGTTGCTGATTGTGGATCTTGCAGGTTCGGAAAGATTAGACAAATCAG GCAGTGAAGGTCTTTTGCTTGAAGAGGCTAAGTTTATTAATCTCTCTCTTACTTCACTGGGAAAATGCATAAATGCATTAGCTGAGAATAGTCCACATATACCTACGAGGGATTCTAAACTTACAAGATTGCTTCGTGATTCTTTTGGAG GCTCTGCAAGGACTTCACTTATAATAACAATCGGGCCATCTTCACGACATCATGCAGAGACCACTAGTACAATAATGTTTGGGCAGCGG GCTATGAAAATAGTAAATGTGGTAAAGCTTAAAGAAGAGTTTGATTATGAAAGTTTATGCCGGAAGCTTGAGACTCAAGTAGACCATCTTACTGCTGAAATTGATAGGCAACAGAAATTGAGGGAGAGTGAAAAATATGATTTAGAAAAACGACTGCGGGATTGTCATGATTCTTTTAATGAGACAAGAAAGAATCTAGTCACAAGGTCTGAG TTATTAGAGCAGAAAAATACTCGCTTGGAGTTGGTCATTGAAGAGGCGTTAGCTGAATTAAACTGCCAGAAAGATCAGAACTCTTTGTTGGAAGATAAAATTGCAGACTTGGAAATGAGTTTAAAACAGAACAAG CAAAATCAGCTGGAAAATTCTACATACCAGAAAGTACTAGCCGATACCACTCAGATGTATGAGAAAAAGATAGCCGAGTTGATGAAGCAGCTAGAAGTTGAGCGAGCCAAGTCTGAAAGTGCTGAAGAACAGTTAGATGCAATGAAAAAGCTTTCAGATGAGCGTAAAAAGTTGATTCAG CATCATGAGATGGAGAATTCTAAATATCAGATGGCTCTTGCCGACACTACTCAGATGTATGAAATGAAAATCATGGAGTTAACTAAGCAATTAGAGGACGGGCACACCAGGTTTGAAGGTGCACAAGAACAACTAGATTTGGCAAACATGCTGCTAGCAGATTATCAGAACTCGACGCAG GGGCAGGACGGAACCAGTGAACTGAGATTGAAGTTAGAAGAAATGTATCGGCTTCATGAATCTACTGTAAATGAACTACAATCCCTGAAAGCAGAGTTTAAAGATCAGATCCAAGAGAAG GAAGCAATTAGTGAAAAGCTTTATGCTGTTCAAGAAAAATTATCGGCAGAAGAAAAAAGGAGGAAGGCTATTGAGCATGAGCTTGTAAATCTTAAAAAAGGTGCGCCTGAAGGCGATAAACATTTTGAG GATAAGAAATCGTACATGAAGGAAAATATCAGAGGAACTTCAGTGTTAGGTACCTCAGCAAGCCTCAATAAGTCAGGCACATTAAGGGTCACGCAATCTGCTCAGAGGGCTACAATTGCAAAGATATGTGAAGAAG TCGGACTTCAAAAGATAATACAATTGTTAACTTCTGAAGACTCGGATGTGCAAATCCATGCTGTGAAAGTGATAGCCAATCTtgctgctgaag ATGTTAACCAGGAGTCTATTGTGGAGGAAGGCGGTTTAGATGCCCTGCTTACGATGTTGAGATCATCTCAAAATGCTACTATACTTAGAGTGGCTTCTGGGGCCATTGCTAATCTGGCAATGAATG AGATGAATCAAGGTCTAATAATGAGCAGAGGAGGTGCTAAGTTACTAGCAAAGACAGCTTCTGGGACAGATGATCCACAAACTCTTAGAATGGTTGCCGGTGCACTTGCCAATTTATGTGGAAATG AAAAACTACACACAATGCTAAAAGAAGATGGAGGAATCAAGGCAATGTTGGGAATGGTTAGATCAGGGAATAGTGATGTGGTTGCGCAGGTTGCTAGAGGACTGGCTAACTTCGCTAAATGCGAATCCCGAGCAATGGTTCAAG GACATCGCAAAGGCCGTTCACTTCTAATGGAAGATCATGCACTTGAATGGTTGATTGACAACTGTAACACCACACAGGCTTCAAACCGACGTCACATCGAGCTGGCGCTTTCTCATTTAGCACAAAATG AGGACAATGCCAGGGATTTTATATCGAGTGGAGCATTACAAGAGCTTCAACGGATATCAAATGAATCAAGCAGAGAGGATATCCGCAACTTGGCAAAGAAGATGCTGAAATCAAACCCTGTGTTTCAGGGTGAGATGCGTTTAGGACAGCAGTAA
- the LOC107915804 gene encoding kinesin-like protein KIN-UC isoform X2, translating into MAYGQTGTGKTFTLGRLGKDDASERGIMVRALEDIVANVYLASDTVEISYLQLYMESIQDLLAPEKTNITINEDPKTGEVSLPGAVTVKVQDLDHFVELLQIGEGNRHAANTKLNTESSRSHAILMVYIRRSVPEKVEDGINSQDRKTKSKLPLVRKSKLLIVDLAGSERLDKSGSEGLLLEEAKFINLSLTSLGKCINALAENSPHIPTRDSKLTRLLRDSFGGSARTSLIITIGPSSRHHAETTSTIMFGQRAMKIVNVVKLKEEFDYESLCRKLETQVDHLTAEIDRQQKLRESEKYDLEKRLRDCHDSFNETRKNLVTRSELLEQKNTRLELVIEEALAELNCQKDQNSLLEDKIADLEMSLKQNKQNQLENSTYQKVLADTTQMYEKKIAELMKQLEVERAKSESAEEQLDAMKKLSDERKKLIQHHEMENSKYQMALADTTQMYEMKIMELTKQLEDGHTRFEGAQEQLDLANMLLADYQNSTQGQDGTSELRLKLEEMYRLHESTVNELQSLKAEFKDQIQEKEAISEKLYAVQEKLSAEEKRRKAIEHELVNLKKGAPEGDKHFEDKKSYMKENIRGTSVLGTSASLNKSGTLRVTQSAQRATIAKICEEVGLQKIIQLLTSEDSDVQIHAVKVIANLAAEDVNQESIVEEGGLDALLTMLRSSQNATILRVASGAIANLAMNEMNQGLIMSRGGAKLLAKTASGTDDPQTLRMVAGALANLCGNEKLHTMLKEDGGIKAMLGMVRSGNSDVVAQVARGLANFAKCESRAMVQGHRKGRSLLMEDHALEWLIDNCNTTQASNRRHIELALSHLAQNEDNARDFISSGALQELQRISNESSREDIRNLAKKMLKSNPVFQGEMRLGQQ; encoded by the exons ATGGCCTATGGTCAAACAGGTACTGGCAAAACTTTTACACTTGGCAGACTTGGAAAAGATGATGCATCTGAACGTGGTATTATGGTTAGAGCTCTAGAGGACATAGTGGCCAACGTATATCTTGCTTCCGATACTGTggaaatctcgtatttgcag TTGTATATGGAATCTATACAAGATCTGCTTGCACCTGAAAAGACAAATATCACTATTAATGAGGACCCCAAGACTGGGGAAGTATCATTGCCTGGTGCTGTCACAGTTAAAGTCCAAGATCTTGATCATTTTGTAGAGCTATTGCAAATTGGTGAGGGAAATCGCCATGCAGCTAATACAAAGCTAAATACAGAATCTTCACGTAGCCATGCAATTCTAATG GTTTATATCCGGAGGTCTGTCCCTGAAAAAGTGGAAGATGGTATTAACTCTCAAGATAGGAAAACAAAAAGCAAGTTGCCTCTGGTTAGGAAAAGCAAGTTGCTGATTGTGGATCTTGCAGGTTCGGAAAGATTAGACAAATCAG GCAGTGAAGGTCTTTTGCTTGAAGAGGCTAAGTTTATTAATCTCTCTCTTACTTCACTGGGAAAATGCATAAATGCATTAGCTGAGAATAGTCCACATATACCTACGAGGGATTCTAAACTTACAAGATTGCTTCGTGATTCTTTTGGAG GCTCTGCAAGGACTTCACTTATAATAACAATCGGGCCATCTTCACGACATCATGCAGAGACCACTAGTACAATAATGTTTGGGCAGCGG GCTATGAAAATAGTAAATGTGGTAAAGCTTAAAGAAGAGTTTGATTATGAAAGTTTATGCCGGAAGCTTGAGACTCAAGTAGACCATCTTACTGCTGAAATTGATAGGCAACAGAAATTGAGGGAGAGTGAAAAATATGATTTAGAAAAACGACTGCGGGATTGTCATGATTCTTTTAATGAGACAAGAAAGAATCTAGTCACAAGGTCTGAG TTATTAGAGCAGAAAAATACTCGCTTGGAGTTGGTCATTGAAGAGGCGTTAGCTGAATTAAACTGCCAGAAAGATCAGAACTCTTTGTTGGAAGATAAAATTGCAGACTTGGAAATGAGTTTAAAACAGAACAAG CAAAATCAGCTGGAAAATTCTACATACCAGAAAGTACTAGCCGATACCACTCAGATGTATGAGAAAAAGATAGCCGAGTTGATGAAGCAGCTAGAAGTTGAGCGAGCCAAGTCTGAAAGTGCTGAAGAACAGTTAGATGCAATGAAAAAGCTTTCAGATGAGCGTAAAAAGTTGATTCAG CATCATGAGATGGAGAATTCTAAATATCAGATGGCTCTTGCCGACACTACTCAGATGTATGAAATGAAAATCATGGAGTTAACTAAGCAATTAGAGGACGGGCACACCAGGTTTGAAGGTGCACAAGAACAACTAGATTTGGCAAACATGCTGCTAGCAGATTATCAGAACTCGACGCAG GGGCAGGACGGAACCAGTGAACTGAGATTGAAGTTAGAAGAAATGTATCGGCTTCATGAATCTACTGTAAATGAACTACAATCCCTGAAAGCAGAGTTTAAAGATCAGATCCAAGAGAAG GAAGCAATTAGTGAAAAGCTTTATGCTGTTCAAGAAAAATTATCGGCAGAAGAAAAAAGGAGGAAGGCTATTGAGCATGAGCTTGTAAATCTTAAAAAAGGTGCGCCTGAAGGCGATAAACATTTTGAG GATAAGAAATCGTACATGAAGGAAAATATCAGAGGAACTTCAGTGTTAGGTACCTCAGCAAGCCTCAATAAGTCAGGCACATTAAGGGTCACGCAATCTGCTCAGAGGGCTACAATTGCAAAGATATGTGAAGAAG TCGGACTTCAAAAGATAATACAATTGTTAACTTCTGAAGACTCGGATGTGCAAATCCATGCTGTGAAAGTGATAGCCAATCTtgctgctgaag ATGTTAACCAGGAGTCTATTGTGGAGGAAGGCGGTTTAGATGCCCTGCTTACGATGTTGAGATCATCTCAAAATGCTACTATACTTAGAGTGGCTTCTGGGGCCATTGCTAATCTGGCAATGAATG AGATGAATCAAGGTCTAATAATGAGCAGAGGAGGTGCTAAGTTACTAGCAAAGACAGCTTCTGGGACAGATGATCCACAAACTCTTAGAATGGTTGCCGGTGCACTTGCCAATTTATGTGGAAATG AAAAACTACACACAATGCTAAAAGAAGATGGAGGAATCAAGGCAATGTTGGGAATGGTTAGATCAGGGAATAGTGATGTGGTTGCGCAGGTTGCTAGAGGACTGGCTAACTTCGCTAAATGCGAATCCCGAGCAATGGTTCAAG GACATCGCAAAGGCCGTTCACTTCTAATGGAAGATCATGCACTTGAATGGTTGATTGACAACTGTAACACCACACAGGCTTCAAACCGACGTCACATCGAGCTGGCGCTTTCTCATTTAGCACAAAATG AGGACAATGCCAGGGATTTTATATCGAGTGGAGCATTACAAGAGCTTCAACGGATATCAAATGAATCAAGCAGAGAGGATATCCGCAACTTGGCAAAGAAGATGCTGAAATCAAACCCTGTGTTTCAGGGTGAGATGCGTTTAGGACAGCAGTAA